The region ACTCCTGCCAAAGCTCGACATTTTTTACATTTTTAAAATTTCTCTTTTGCCAGTTTGCAAGCCACTCGTTTATGCTATTTGCCACGTATGAGCTATCGGTAAAGAGCCTTACCTCGCATGGCTCTTTTAGCGCTTTTAGCCCCATTATTGCAGCTTTTAGCTCCATTTGGTTATTTGTCGTATATGCCTCACCGCCACTTGCTTTTTTCTGCGCTTCGTTATATCTCAAAATGTAAGCCCAGCCGCCAGCTCCAGGGTTTCCAAGGCATGAGCCGTCGCTAAAAAGTGTTACTATCTTCACTTGGTTTTTCTGTGATGTGGGATAAAATTTTCACACTTCCTAGCTCGTGACAGACCGGACAGCGGTAAAAGTGCATAGGAAATGAGTTTTTGCAGTTTTTGCAAACGTAGTTAAAGCTTAGCCCAGCTGCGTCAAATTTAGCGTCTTTTAGCCTTTTTATGACATTTAGCTCAAAGCCGTAAATTTCACATGGACCTTCTATATCGCCCTTTGCGTAAAAGAGGGATTTGTATTTTGCATCGTCTAAATTTATAGGCGTTTTTAGGTTATAAAGCAGGTCTAGTACATCTTCAAATTTGGCAAAATCTTTTAAATTTTCTAAATTTTCATTGTGTCTTATGAAAAGCGCTAAGATCATGCGCTTTAAAAGCTCAAAATTTTGGCTAAGGTGCGAGAGGATTTCTACCTTTTCGCTAAAGCTTAAATTTCTATCATCAAGCGTGCTGATCGCCTTTATATAGGCCTTTTGATCTTTTACATTTGTCCCTAGCTCTTCAAGAGAATTTAGTGCATAAAGTGCTTCTTTATAGTTTTTAAGCTTCTCATCTATCATCGTTAAAAAGCGCAGTGCTAGGACATTTCTAGGACTTAGCTCAAGCGCTTTTTCAAAGACTTCGCTGGCTTTTTTTAAAAATCCAGCCTTAAAATAGACCTCTCCAAGCTCGTTTAGGATAAATTCCTTCTCGTTTTTATCTTTTACCTTTTCAAGTGCGATGAGATAGACGCCTATCGATTTTTCAAAGTCACCATTTTTAGCAAATGTCTGACCTAGCATGCTAAGGCTTGGTATATCTACTTCTGGGCTTTTTAGCATCTGTTTGTGCTCGTCGCTTATGCCATCTTTGCTGTCAAATTTCTTTATAAATTTCTCGATGCGTTTTTTCTCATCTTTGCTAGAAAATATGCCCCAAGCATAGCTTAAAGCGGCGATCATCAAGATGATGCTAAATAGAATAATAAGGCTAAATATCGGATCTCTGTGTCCAATGAAAAAAATATCCACGCTCGTACTTTGTAATAAAATTTTACTTTAATTATAACAAAGCAGTTGTATAATTTTGCTTATGATAGATCCAAAATCCATTGAAAAACTTAAAAATCAAATTGATATCGTTGACATCATAGAACACTTTTTGCCAGTCAAAAAGATGGGTGCAAACTATAAGTGTGTCTGCCCATTTCACGATGATAGAAATCCTAGTATGAGCATAAGTCAAAGCAAGCAAATTTTTCACTGCTTTGCCTGTAAGGCTGGTGGAGATGCGATTAAATTTGTGATGGATTATGAAAAACTTACCTACCCTGAGGCTATCGAGAGAATAGCTAGTCTTGTAAATTTTAGCCTCGAATATACAAATGATAAAGCGCCAACGCAAAAAGAAAATAAGCACATTTTAGAAAAGGCGAATGCCTTTTATAGGAGCGAATTTTTTAAACATGAAGCCGCTGTGAGATATATTTATTCGCGCGGTATAAATGATGCGATGATAGAGAAATTTGAACTTGGCTGGGCTGGAGATAGCGCTAGTACTATTAGACTTTTGCAAAATGAGAATATCGAGCCTAAAGAGGCGCTTGAAGTTGGCATCGTAAAGCAAAATGAGAAGGGAATTTACGCTAGTTTCATCGAGCGCATAACATTTCCCATCTACTCGCACACGACAAGGCTAGTTGGCTTTGGTGGCAGAACGATCTCAGATCACCCTGCAAAATATGTAAATTCACCTCAAAGTGTGGTATTTGATAAGTCAAAGCTATTCTATGGCTATCACCTGGCTAAGCAAAGTATCTTTGAGAAAAAACAGATAATAATTACAGAGGGCTATCTTGATGTCATTATGCTTCACTATGCTGGTTTTACAAATGCTGTTGCCGTGCTAGGAACTGCACTTACTACAAGTCACTTGCCGCTTTTAAAAAGAGGCGAGATAAGCGTAGTGCTTTGCTTTGATGGAGATGGTGCTGGCATAAATGCGGCTATAAAGTCATCTCGTCTTTTATCTCAAAATGAAATAGATGGAAGCGTGGTTATTATAAAAGGCGGTGCAGATCCTGCTGATATGGTCTTTGCTGGTAGGAGCGAAGAGCTAAAAGAGATGTTTGATTCTGGGACTGAGCTTGGTGAGTTTTATATCGAACAAATCGTTAAAAAATACGATATATCGCGTCCAGTACAAAAGCAAAAGTGCTTAGAAGAGATAATGGAATTTACAAATTCGCTAAAACCAGTGATCTCAAATAGCTATGAAAACCTTGTTGCAAATTTGCTTAAGATAGAAGTTGGTACATTTAGCCTTAGTAATCAAAGACATAGCAGTACACATAGTCAAAATTTTACAAATGCAAATAGACAAACTGAACAAAATTTACAGAAAAAAACAAAGACTGATATTTTGGAATTTAGCATTTTAAAAAGTATGCTCGCAAATAAAGGCTATGAAACTATCGTTCTTAACGAGCTTGAAGAAAAATTCTTTTTGCACCACAAGAACTATTTTCAAGCAGCTCTAGCACCAAAAATTGAAGCTAATGCAGTGCTCGTTAGAGAGATATATGTAGATGATAGCGCAAAAGTAGCGTCTAGTGAAGAGAGCTTGAGAGAGGCTATTTTAAAGCTGAAACTTAAATACTATGAAAAATTTCGTGAAGATACCAAAAATTCTCACAAGCCGCATAAACTTGAAATGATGCAAAAGATTTCAGAGATCATAAAAGGTATACACGAAAAACTTCAAAAAGGTTAATTCTAAAATTCTCACACTTTTTCAGCTTCGAATCATAAAACAAAATGTAAAATATCTAGAAGTAATAAATTTTCTTAAGTTTATTTTTATATTTTAAGGTTCTTTTATGATAAATTCTAAGAGATTTGAGGCAAATTTTAACGCTATAAGCGAGTTTGGAGCGCTAAAAGGTGGTGGGCTGACAAGGCTAGCCTTTAGCAAAGAGGACCTTGAAGCAAGAAAATTTCTTATAAATTTGATAGAAAAAAATGGCTTTAAACTTAAAATTGACAATGTCGGCAACATCTTCGCTATCTATGATGATGGTTGCGAGGCAGACGCGAAGCCAGTTTGCGTGGGCTCTCACATAGATAGCGTGCCAAATGGTGGCTTTTATGACGGCACACTTGGTGTTATGGCTGGTCTTGAGGCGCTAACTGCAATAAAAGAGGCTGGCATCAAGCTAAAGCGCCCACTTTGGCTCATAAATTTTAGCTGTGAGGAGTCAAGCCGCTTTAAGACAGCCACTATCGGCAGCAAGATAATAAGCGGCAAACTAAGCCAGCAAAGACTTCATGAGCTAAAAGATGAAGATGGCATCTCGCTTTTTGAGGCGATGAGTGCGGCTGGGTTTAAACCACAAAATTTAGACGAAGCCATCCTAAAAGAAAACTCCCTACACGCCTATCTTGAGCTTCACATCGAGCAAGGCCCAGTGCTTGAGCGAAGCGGCATAAGCGTTGGCGTGGTAAGCGGGATCGCAGCACCTATTAGATTTGAGATCACAATACAGGGCAAGGCCGATCACAGCGGCGCAACTCCGATGAATATGCGTAGTGACGCTCTGCTTGCCGCTTCACACATTATAATCGCTGCAAATAAATTTGCCAAAAACAAAAAAACAGCCGTCGCAACCGTTGGCTACGTGCATGCAAAACCAGGCGTTTTAAACGTCGTGCCAGGAGAGGCGAGGCTTGGCGTTGATCTAAGAGATATCGATAAGGCTAGCTTAGGGGAGCTAAATTTAGAGCTTAGAAATTTTGTGGGTGAGCTAAGCCGTGAGCTTAAATTTAGCTACGAGATAAGAGAGTTAAGTAGCGACGAGCCAGTAAAACTAAGCGAGCACGCCATAAATTTACTTGAAGATGAAGCCAAAAAGCTTGGTGTAAAAACGCTTACTTTGCCAAGTGGGGCTGGACATGACGCGATGAATTTAACAAAGCTTGCAAGTAGCGTTGGTATGCTCTTTATCCCTTGCGTAGATGGTATCAGCCACAACATTTCAGAGGCGATAAATTTTGAAGATGCAGTAGCCGCAACTAAAATTTTAACAAACGCACTAATAAGACTTTCAAACGAGGAGTAGTCATGGACAAAATAGCAAAATTAGCACTATCTTTAAAAGAGGACATGATCAAAGATCGCAGATACTTTCACTCGCACCCAGAAACTGGCTGGTTTACCTTTTTTACGACTGCGGTTTTGGCAAAAAGGCTTAGCGAGCTAGGATATGAGGTGAAACTTGGCGAAGAGGTCGTAAAGAGCGATGCAAGGCTTGGAGTTGGCAGCAAAGAGCAGTGCCAAAAGGCGATCGAACGGGCAAAAAGTCTTTTAAATCCTGACGAGGCAAAATACCTTGAATGCATGAAAGATGGCCTAACTGGGCTAACAGCCTTCATCGACACAAAAAGGCCTGGTAAATTTAGCGCATTTAGATTTGACATAGATAGCGTTGATGTGACAGAGAGTGCAGAGGCTGCTCATAGACCTTGCAAAGAGGGTTTTGGCTCAGATATCGCTGGTATCACGCATGCTTGTGGGCACGATGGACACATGGCGATGGGTCTAGCGCTTGCAAAGCTGATCGCTAAAAATTTAGACGATTTTAACGGCAAATTTAAATTTATATTTCAAACAGCAGAAGAGGGCACAAGAGGCGCTGTGGCTATGGAGGCTGCTGGGGTGCTTGAGGGGGTTGAGTACCTACTTGGCGGACACATCGGCTTTCAAGCAGAAACAAATGGTGGCATAGTTTGTGGCACAAACAAACTGCTTGCAACTTCAAAATTTGACGTGCATATCACTGGTCGTTCAGCTCACGCAGCAGGAGCGCCGCAAGAGGGAGCAAACGCCCTTTTAGCCGCTGCTCAAATGGCTCTAAACATGCATGGCATCACAAGGCACGCAAAGGGCGTGACTAGGATAAATGTGGGCGTTTTAAGAGCTGGCGAGGGCAGAAACGTCATAGCACCAAACGGCTATCTGGCCTGCGAAACAAGGGGCGAAGATACAAATTTAAATGAATTTATGTATAAAAAATGCATGGATATCGTAAAAGGTGTGAGTGAAATTTATGATGTCCAGAGCAAAGTCGTGATGACTGGTGGCACAAGCGGAGCAAATAGCGACAAAGAGGTGACTGAAATTTTCTATGAGGCAGCAAAGCAAAGTCCGTTTATAGATGATGATAAGATCGTTAAAGAGCTTGATTTTGGCGCTTGCGAGGACTTCGCTCACTTTATGAGAGCTTTGCAAGATAGGGGCGCAAAGAGCGGATATATGATGATCGGTACAAATTTAAAAGCAGGCCATCACAACAGCAAATTTGACTTTGACGAGGAGTGCTTGGTCGCTGGGGTTGATATCTATCTAAGGGCTGCTTACAAACTAAACGGAGCTAAAAAATGAAAAATGCTTTACTAATCAGCGCTTCAAGCTACCAAGATACTGGCTACTTGAGACACTGCAAAAACTGGGTCAAGGACTTCTTGGGCGAGAGTGGCAAGGAGGAGATTTTATTTATCCCTTACGCTGGAGTTAGACGAAGTAATGACGAATACGAGCAAAAGGTGATCGACCGCCTAAAAAATAAAAATATAAAGTCGATCCACCACTACGAGGATAAAATTTCAGCTATCAAAAACGCTAGCAGTATCGCAGTTGGTGGCGGTAATACCTTTATGCTTCTTTACACGCTTTATAAGCTAAATTTGATTGAGCCTATAAAAGAGGCTGTGGCAAACGGCGCAAAATACTTTGGCTGGTCAGCTGGTGCAAACATCGCTGGCAAGACGATGATGACGACAAATGATATGCCTATCATCATGCCAAAGTCATTTGATAGCCTAAATATCTTCCCATATCAGATCAATCCGCACTTTATAAGTGGCAAACTAGCAGGTCATAACGGCGAGAGCAGGGAGGAGAGGTTGGAGGAATTTTTGATAGCAAATCCAAAAGAGACTATCTACGCACTGCCTGAGGGCACGGCTTTGCTTATAGCGGATAGCGAGGCTGAGGTCATAGGACATAGCGAAATTTTAAAATTTGAGTATCAAAAAGAGATAGAAAAAATAGAAGTTGGAACTAAATTTAAAATCTAAACAAGGAGAGAGGTATGGAATCATTCAAGCTAATTGCTGCCATTCTTGGCATCGTTGCAGTTGTAGCACTTCTAGTCTTAAAAAAAGAGACAAGAACGGTGCTAATAGGTGTTGGTTTGGTGCTTTGTATAATCGCACTAAAACCGATGGGAGCACTAAGTGCTTTTACTGACTATATGACTAAAGCAGGGCTTATAAAGGCTATTTGTGCGAGTATGGGTTTTGCTTTTGTTATGAAATACACAATGTGCGATAAGCACCTTGTTGCGCTTCTTACAAAGCCACTTAGAAACGTAGGATTTATCTTGATCCCTGTAACAACCGTGCTAACTTACTTTATAAATATCGCTATCCCTTCAGCTGCTGGCTGCTCGGCTGCTGTTGGTGCGACGCTTATACCGCTTCTAATGGCATCAGGCGTTCGCCCTGCGATGGCTGGTGCGGCTGTTTTTGCAGGCACATTTGGCTCAGTCCTAAGCCCAGGCTCTGCGCACAACATATATGTGGCTGACCTTGTTAAAAAGACAGTTGAGGGATATACAGTTCAAGACATCATAAAAGTGCAAATTCCTAGCGCATTTACAGCTCTTGTTATCGTAGTTGTCATGCTAACTATCGTTGCAATATTATTTAAAGACTATCAAAAAGGTACAAATTTCACTCTTGAAAGCGGTGCCGCAAGCGAAGAGAAGTCAGCGTTTAAAGTAAATTTGATCTACGCTCTTATGCCACTTGTCCCACTTGTCATCTTGGTTATCGGCGGAACAAGCCTAGCAAAAGACTATAGCTTTTTGGCATGGACAAAGATGGGCGTTGCTGAGGCGATGATACTTGGTGCTATCATAGCTATCTTTGCTACGCTTACAAACCCACAAAAGATCACAAAAGAGTTCTTTAACGGCATGGGTCACGCTTACGCTGATGTTATCGGTATCATCATCGCAGCTGGCGTCTTTGTCGCAGGTCTAAAGGCGTGCGGAGCTGTTGATGTGGTCATAGCGTGGCTAAAAACCGATCAAAGCTACGTTAAATTTGGCGGAACATTTGTGCCATTTATCATGGGTATAGTTACA is a window of Campylobacter concisus DNA encoding:
- the rnhA gene encoding ribonuclease HI, which translates into the protein MKIVTLFSDGSCLGNPGAGGWAYILRYNEAQKKASGGEAYTTNNQMELKAAIMGLKALKEPCEVRLFTDSSYVANSINEWLANWQKRNFKNVKNVELWQEYLEISKPHKVVASWVKGHAGHPENEECDQMARDEALKIKDENKI
- a CDS encoding tetratricopeptide repeat protein; the encoded protein is MDIFFIGHRDPIFSLIILFSIILMIAALSYAWGIFSSKDEKKRIEKFIKKFDSKDGISDEHKQMLKSPEVDIPSLSMLGQTFAKNGDFEKSIGVYLIALEKVKDKNEKEFILNELGEVYFKAGFLKKASEVFEKALELSPRNVLALRFLTMIDEKLKNYKEALYALNSLEELGTNVKDQKAYIKAISTLDDRNLSFSEKVEILSHLSQNFELLKRMILALFIRHNENLENLKDFAKFEDVLDLLYNLKTPINLDDAKYKSLFYAKGDIEGPCEIYGFELNVIKRLKDAKFDAAGLSFNYVCKNCKNSFPMHFYRCPVCHELGSVKILSHITEKPSEDSNTF
- the dnaG gene encoding DNA primase, whose amino-acid sequence is MIDPKSIEKLKNQIDIVDIIEHFLPVKKMGANYKCVCPFHDDRNPSMSISQSKQIFHCFACKAGGDAIKFVMDYEKLTYPEAIERIASLVNFSLEYTNDKAPTQKENKHILEKANAFYRSEFFKHEAAVRYIYSRGINDAMIEKFELGWAGDSASTIRLLQNENIEPKEALEVGIVKQNEKGIYASFIERITFPIYSHTTRLVGFGGRTISDHPAKYVNSPQSVVFDKSKLFYGYHLAKQSIFEKKQIIITEGYLDVIMLHYAGFTNAVAVLGTALTTSHLPLLKRGEISVVLCFDGDGAGINAAIKSSRLLSQNEIDGSVVIIKGGADPADMVFAGRSEELKEMFDSGTELGEFYIEQIVKKYDISRPVQKQKCLEEIMEFTNSLKPVISNSYENLVANLLKIEVGTFSLSNQRHSSTHSQNFTNANRQTEQNLQKKTKTDILEFSILKSMLANKGYETIVLNELEEKFFLHHKNYFQAALAPKIEANAVLVREIYVDDSAKVASSEESLREAILKLKLKYYEKFREDTKNSHKPHKLEMMQKISEIIKGIHEKLQKG
- a CDS encoding M20 family metallo-hydrolase gives rise to the protein MINSKRFEANFNAISEFGALKGGGLTRLAFSKEDLEARKFLINLIEKNGFKLKIDNVGNIFAIYDDGCEADAKPVCVGSHIDSVPNGGFYDGTLGVMAGLEALTAIKEAGIKLKRPLWLINFSCEESSRFKTATIGSKIISGKLSQQRLHELKDEDGISLFEAMSAAGFKPQNLDEAILKENSLHAYLELHIEQGPVLERSGISVGVVSGIAAPIRFEITIQGKADHSGATPMNMRSDALLAASHIIIAANKFAKNKKTAVATVGYVHAKPGVLNVVPGEARLGVDLRDIDKASLGELNLELRNFVGELSRELKFSYEIRELSSDEPVKLSEHAINLLEDEAKKLGVKTLTLPSGAGHDAMNLTKLASSVGMLFIPCVDGISHNISEAINFEDAVAATKILTNALIRLSNEE
- a CDS encoding amidohydrolase translates to MDKIAKLALSLKEDMIKDRRYFHSHPETGWFTFFTTAVLAKRLSELGYEVKLGEEVVKSDARLGVGSKEQCQKAIERAKSLLNPDEAKYLECMKDGLTGLTAFIDTKRPGKFSAFRFDIDSVDVTESAEAAHRPCKEGFGSDIAGITHACGHDGHMAMGLALAKLIAKNLDDFNGKFKFIFQTAEEGTRGAVAMEAAGVLEGVEYLLGGHIGFQAETNGGIVCGTNKLLATSKFDVHITGRSAHAAGAPQEGANALLAAAQMALNMHGITRHAKGVTRINVGVLRAGEGRNVIAPNGYLACETRGEDTNLNEFMYKKCMDIVKGVSEIYDVQSKVVMTGGTSGANSDKEVTEIFYEAAKQSPFIDDDKIVKELDFGACEDFAHFMRALQDRGAKSGYMMIGTNLKAGHHNSKFDFDEECLVAGVDIYLRAAYKLNGAKK
- the pepE gene encoding dipeptidase PepE yields the protein MKNALLISASSYQDTGYLRHCKNWVKDFLGESGKEEILFIPYAGVRRSNDEYEQKVIDRLKNKNIKSIHHYEDKISAIKNASSIAVGGGNTFMLLYTLYKLNLIEPIKEAVANGAKYFGWSAGANIAGKTMMTTNDMPIIMPKSFDSLNIFPYQINPHFISGKLAGHNGESREERLEEFLIANPKETIYALPEGTALLIADSEAEVIGHSEILKFEYQKEIEKIEVGTKFKI
- the dcuC gene encoding C4-dicarboxylate transporter DcuC, with amino-acid sequence MESFKLIAAILGIVAVVALLVLKKETRTVLIGVGLVLCIIALKPMGALSAFTDYMTKAGLIKAICASMGFAFVMKYTMCDKHLVALLTKPLRNVGFILIPVTTVLTYFINIAIPSAAGCSAAVGATLIPLLMASGVRPAMAGAAVFAGTFGSVLSPGSAHNIYVADLVKKTVEGYTVQDIIKVQIPSAFTALVIVVVMLTIVAILFKDYQKGTNFTLESGAASEEKSAFKVNLIYALMPLVPLVILVIGGTSLAKDYSFLAWTKMGVAEAMILGAIIAIFATLTNPQKITKEFFNGMGHAYADVIGIIIAAGVFVAGLKACGAVDVVIAWLKTDQSYVKFGGTFVPFIMGIVTGSGDAATFAFNEAVTTNAAALGFEQDKLGMAAAIAGSLGRSASPIAGAAIVCAGIAMVSPVELAKRTFLGMFLSVVAIAFFVI